The sequence TGGCCGCCACGCGTTATATAATAACGAATGGAGGAGTGGCCGAGTGGTTGAAGGCGGTCGCCTCGAAAGCGACTATACCTTAACGGGTATCGGGGGTTCGAATCCTCTCTCCTCCGTTTAAGTCTTGAGCAATAGTGTGAGTGCTGAGGCTCGAGCGCTCATGACTCAAGACTCACACTCAAACTCACACTGGGATTTAAATGGTAAGGAGCAACCCAATGAATGAAGTGCTAGACAACATCATGTCCCGCAGGTCTGTCCGAGAGTATTCCGACAAGCCTATTCCCAAAGAAATTCTCCAAAAAATAATCGAAGCCGGTAATATGGCGCCAACTGGCAGCAATGTCCAGCCGTGGAGATTTGTGGTTGTGGAGGGACAGGCCGAAAGGAAAAAACTTGCGGAGCTGAATCTGACCGTCTACAAAGAATGGATAAAAAATGCCCCAACGGTTCTTCAGGAAATGAGAAAAGAAAGGGATGCCATGATGGCGGACCCCATATATTACGGGGCGCCGGTCTATGTTTTTGTTGTGGGTACTCCCGGGATGACCGCTCCAAACGACTGTCCGATGGTCTGTGAAAACATAATGCTGGCGGCAAGGTCTTTCGGGATAGGCAGCTGCTGGGTGTTCTTTGGCCAGCTGGCGCTTGGTGATCCTTATATGCAGGGCCTTCTCGAACTTAAGGAGGGAGAAAAAGTCTTTGGGCCGGTAATTCTTGGTTATCCAAAAGACGGATTTCCTCCGTCGCCTGAAAAGAAAAAGCAGGTTGTCAAAACAGTCTGATAATATTAGAATGTTGTCTAAAAGATCAGAAAGGAGCTATCATGAACCCGTTCTTGAAATATCTGAACCCGGTACTGTTCCTGCTGGCCTTGATACAGATAGTAAGCGTAGCCCTGTTGATATCGGCGCCTTCTTTTGGGGTGCTGGGCATACACAAGCTTAACGGTCTGCTGCTTCTTACAGTGATAGCGATACATTTCTCGCTTAACTGGCCTTGGATAAAAGCCACCTATCTGTCGGGCAAGAAAAAATAGTCCTATTCGTACCTTAGAGCTATGACGGGCAGGAGGTTTGAAGCCCTCCAGGCCGGCCACAGGCTGAAGATGAGTCCTGTTAGCACCGAGAAGACAAAGGCAAGCAGAACGGAGTCCATCGAAATAAATATAGTCCAGCCCAGAAAATAGGCAACAAGCCACGAGATGCCGGCTCCGAAGGCTATCCCAAGCAGTCCTCCTATAAGGCAGATGAGTATGCCTTCCACAAGAAATTGAAGCATTATGTCGGTGTTCTGAGCTCCGAGCGCCTTTCTGAGCCCTATCTCTCTTGTGCGTTCCATGACCATGACCAGCATGATGTTCATTATCCCTATGCCGCCAACCAGAAGGCTTACCGCGGCTATTGCTCCCAAAAGCAGCGCAAAAGTGCGTATCATTTCGCTGGCTGCTTTTTGGATGTCCGCCATATTGCGCACCTCTATCTGATCGGACTGGCTTTCCTGAAGGCGGTGGTTCTTAACTATAAGGGCCGTGATCTCTTCCTGGGCTTCGGGAATAAGTTCCGCGTCACTTACCTGGACATCAAAGTAATTTATGTAATCGACTCCTAAAACTCTATACATGGCAGTGGTGACCGGGACAACTATCTGGTCGTCAGAATTCCTAAACCCTGCAACCCCTTTTTCCGGAAGGATGCCTATCACTTCAAAATTGATGCGGTTGATCCTAATGTATTTGCCCACAGGGTCTTCCTGCGGGAAAAGTTCTGACGCCACGGTTTTGCCTATCACGGCAACCTTGGCCCTGCTGGCAATCTCGTTCTGGGTAAAGAACCTTCCAGAGGCTGGAAAGGAATCCCTGACCTGCTGATAGTCGGTGTTGGTGCCGGTAAGCGATGTTCTCCAGTTCCTGGCGGAGTGTACCGCCTGGACCCTGCCCGTTGCATATGGGACCGCTCTTGCAACGGAATGCAGCTTTTGAAGCGCGGTAAGGTCCTCGAACCTGAACCTGGTTACGGAATCGGTTCCTGCCGAGATCCCCCCAGACCGGAATGATGTTCGCACCATAAGGACATTCTTGCCAAGGGAGGCAAGGCTTTTTTCCACCTGCTTTTGAGCGCCGAGCCCGATGGCAAGCATTGCAATTACGGCCGCAACTCCTATCAGGATGCCGAGGATAGAAAGGAAGGTCCTGAGTTTATTGGTCTTGAAAATGGACAGGGCCTCCAGTACATAGTCTTTTACCGATTCAAAACTGATTATGCGTCCTCTTTTGAGCTTTGAAGTTATGTTAGCCGGGGAGGCCGCATCAGAAGCCTGCTGGCGGCCTTTTTTTTCATCTTTTATTATTCTTCCGTCCTTAAGCACGATGACTCTGCTTACTTTTTCCGTCAATTCCGGGTTATGGGTTATCATGAGGATGGTGTTGCCTTCCCGGTTGAGCTCGCCCAGAAGTTCCATTATCTCTTCGGTTGACTTTGAATCAAGGTTTCCGGTAGGCTCATCGGCCAGTATCACAAGAGGTTTGTTAGCCAGCGCTCTAGCTATGGCAGCCCTCTGCTGCTGGCCTCCAGAGAGCTCTGTCGGAAGGTGGTGGAGCCTGTCCGACATGCCTATCCGTGCAAGGACCTCCCTGACCTTTTTTTCGTCCCCGGAGGACCTGCTCTGGGCGTAGATAAATGGAAGCATGACATTTGTCAGAACATTGAGTCGGGGCAGGAGATTGAACATCTGAAAGATGAAACCGAAAAACTTGTTGCGCAGCATCGCAGATTCTTTGTCGGAAAGCTTTGAGACCTCGGAGCCGGCCAATTTGTAAGAACCTGTGTCCGAGCGGTCAAGAAGCCCTAAAATGGCAAGCAGTGTCGATTTTCCGGAGCCGGAGGCGCCCATTATGGCGACGAATTCCCCGGGTTCTATCTTCAGGTCTACATTGTCAAGGGCAACCACTTTGGGAGCGTTGCCTATGCAGTAGGTTTTGGAGATCCCTCTTAGTTCAATTAGCGCCATTGTCTGTTTAATTCTGCTTGCTGAACGGGTTTACAGCCCCGGGCCTGCGTCCAGAGGGGGCCATCAGCTGCTGTGCTGTTTTTGCGTCCGGTATGATGACGGTATCGCCTTCAGACAGTCCCGAAACCACCTCAACGCTTCCGGAGCTTTCTATGCCCGTTTGTATCTGTATGCTTTTCAGTTCGTTATCCGTTTTGTTCTTGATAAAAGCGTAGGAATTTTTCCCCCTGGTCTTTATGGCTTCCGATGGAAGGAGTAGAGCGTTCTGTCTGCTTTTTATCATAAAATTGACCGAGGCGCTCATCCCGGCCCTAAAGAAAGAGGGGACATGGCTTGGCAGCACATCAACCTCGTAGATATTCACATTGTTGATGGTCTTTGATTCGTAGGCTATATGTTCTACGGCTCCGGGAACTATTTCTTCCGGGTAGGAGTCAAGGATTATACTGACCTGCTGGCCCTTTATGATCCTGCCTATGTCCGTTTCATCCACCTGTGCTTTTACGATAAGCTTATCGGCCATTACAAGTATAGGGTCGCTGACATTGACCGACTGGCCTGATTCAACCGGCCTTTGTATAATAAAGCCGTTGATAGGGCAGATGACCGGCGTGGCCTTGTAGACATCCTCCCATTTTGAAACCTCTTCCTGACCCTTTGCTGCTGCCGCATCCAGAAGAGCCGCGCGTTCGTTGGAGCTCATCCTGGCCAGGACCTGTCCTTTGCTTACTGTTTGCCCCTCTTTTACGAGGATCGTCTCTATTCTTCCTGCAACTGGAGGTTTGATCTCAAGCCTGTTCCTTGGAGTGACTATTCCCGTGGAAGGAATGGAGGCCCTGATAGTTCCTTTGAAAACGGTTGCGGTCTTTTGCTCTTCCTTTTTATCGTTGGAG comes from Candidatus Margulisiibacteriota bacterium and encodes:
- a CDS encoding nitroreductase family protein produces the protein MNEVLDNIMSRRSVREYSDKPIPKEILQKIIEAGNMAPTGSNVQPWRFVVVEGQAERKKLAELNLTVYKEWIKNAPTVLQEMRKERDAMMADPIYYGAPVYVFVVGTPGMTAPNDCPMVCENIMLAARSFGIGSCWVFFGQLALGDPYMQGLLELKEGEKVFGPVILGYPKDGFPPSPEKKKQVVKTV
- a CDS encoding ABC transporter permease, which gives rise to MALIELRGISKTYCIGNAPKVVALDNVDLKIEPGEFVAIMGASGSGKSTLLAILGLLDRSDTGSYKLAGSEVSKLSDKESAMLRNKFFGFIFQMFNLLPRLNVLTNVMLPFIYAQSRSSGDEKKVREVLARIGMSDRLHHLPTELSGGQQQRAAIARALANKPLVILADEPTGNLDSKSTEEIMELLGELNREGNTILMITHNPELTEKVSRVIVLKDGRIIKDEKKGRQQASDAASPANITSKLKRGRIISFESVKDYVLEALSIFKTNKLRTFLSILGILIGVAAVIAMLAIGLGAQKQVEKSLASLGKNVLMVRTSFRSGGISAGTDSVTRFRFEDLTALQKLHSVARAVPYATGRVQAVHSARNWRTSLTGTNTDYQQVRDSFPASGRFFTQNEIASRAKVAVIGKTVASELFPQEDPVGKYIRINRINFEVIGILPEKGVAGFRNSDDQIVVPVTTAMYRVLGVDYINYFDVQVSDAELIPEAQEEITALIVKNHRLQESQSDQIEVRNMADIQKAASEMIRTFALLLGAIAAVSLLVGGIGIMNIMLVMVMERTREIGLRKALGAQNTDIMLQFLVEGILICLIGGLLGIAFGAGISWLVAYFLGWTIFISMDSVLLAFVFSVLTGLIFSLWPAWRASNLLPVIALRYE
- a CDS encoding HlyD family efflux transporter periplasmic adaptor subunit; translation: MKLFRVMFVLFILTFACACSNDKKEEQKTATVFKGTIRASIPSTGIVTPRNRLEIKPPVAGRIETILVKEGQTVSKGQVLARMSSNERAALLDAAAAKGQEEVSKWEDVYKATPVICPINGFIIQRPVESGQSVNVSDPILVMADKLIVKAQVDETDIGRIIKGQQVSIILDSYPEEIVPGAVEHIAYESKTINNVNIYEVDVLPSHVPSFFRAGMSASVNFMIKSRQNALLLPSEAIKTRGKNSYAFIKNKTDNELKSIQIQTGIESSGSVEVVSGLSEGDTVIIPDAKTAQQLMAPSGRRPGAVNPFSKQN